The following are encoded together in the Tursiops truncatus isolate mTurTru1 chromosome 10, mTurTru1.mat.Y, whole genome shotgun sequence genome:
- the LOC101332158 gene encoding large ribosomal subunit protein eL28 — MSAHLQWMVMRNCSSFLIKRNKQTYSTEPNNLKARNSFRYNGLIHRKTVGVEPAADGKRVVVVMKRRSGQRKPATSYVRTTINKNARATLSSSQHMIQKNKYRPDLCIAAIRRASAILSSQKPVTVKRQRTRPTKSS; from the coding sequence ATGTCCGCGCATCTGCAATGGATGGTCATGCGGAACTGCTCCAGCTTCTTGATCAAGAGGAATAAGCAGACGTACAGCACCGAACCCAATAACCTGAAGGCCCGCAACTCCTTTCGCTACAACGGGCTCATTCACCGCAAGACTGTGGGCGTGGAGCCGGCGGCGGACGGCAAAAGGGTCGTGGTGGTCATGAAGCGGAGATCCGGCCAGCGAAAGCCAGCCACTTCTTACGTGCGGACCACCATCAACAAGAACGCCCGGGCCACCCTCAGTAGCAGCCAGCACATGATCCAAAAGAACAAGTATCGCCCGGATTTGTGTATAGCTGCCATCCGCAGAGCCAGCGCCATCCTGAGCAGCCAGAAGCCTGTGACAGTGAAGAGGCAGCGGACCCGCCCCACCAAGAGCTCCTGA